From the Musa acuminata AAA Group cultivar baxijiao chromosome BXJ1-2, Cavendish_Baxijiao_AAA, whole genome shotgun sequence genome, one window contains:
- the LOC135605288 gene encoding nuclear intron maturase 2, mitochondrial-like — protein MYRHLSLPFLRRHRRFLSYAASALPRVPPYSPRPPPPPPPPQVHPALLPGHRSRHPTDPLSTAYDDPSSLLRDDPISICSALWVDSFRDPSATASSLTPLLRRLELWVLAYQKAYADETGSYLPKSSVPSSALHSLLALRNAVLDGRFRWGVRLDVLLRSPRDTTDPATLSKRKLRALLTSAQPPPFQDRVVQEVLLMILEPIFEARFSQKSFAFRPGRNAHTVIRTIRRSFAGYLWYIKGDLSTILDGLPTGLIINGLIRDVRDKKVVDLIKSALTTPVITGRPVDKEAAKKKKKRKYQKKRVLAEDEPKPDPYWLQTFFGFAPEEAEKQPNWGHCGALSPLLANVCLDELDKWMEGKIKEFYRPSKSDAIWTGDDVEQGNTSWPEFVPTSGPDKTRKMDYVRYGGHFLIGVRGPRADAAVLRKQLIEFCDQRYQLKLDNESLPIEHITKGIMFLDHVLCRRVVYPTLRYTATGGKIISEKGVGTLLSVTASLKQCIKQFRKLEFLKGDRDPDPQPCFRMFHATQAHTNAQMNKFLQTMAEWYRYADNRKKVVNFCSYIIRGSLAKLYAAKYKLRSRAKVYKIGSRNLSRPLKDKKGQSPEYQNLLRMGLLDSIDGLHYTRMSLVPEADYTPFPSGWRPDHEKFLLEYIRLLDPKTLEEQRCCLREEGLITPQDYVSLLVWNYKKNTLMLAPLGESNLFKVKEELLGSVSNETKDGMGDDEASVDALQAAHM, from the coding sequence ATGTACCGCCACCTCTCCCTCCCCTTCCTCCGTCGCCACCGCCGCTTCCTCTCCTACGCTGCCTCCGCATTGCCCCGAGTCCCTCCTTATTCCCCtcgcccgccgccgccgccgccgccgccgcaggtgCATCCCGCTCTCCTTCCCGGCCATCGCAGCCGCCACCCCACGGACCCGCTCTCGACGGCCTACGACGACCCTTCCTCCCTCCTACGCGACGACCCCATCTCCATCTGCTCCGCGCTATGGGTCGACAGCTTCCGCGACCCCTCCGCCACTGCCTCCAGCCTCACCCCCCTCCTTCGCCGCCTCGAGCTCTGGGTCCTCGCGTACCAGAAGGCATATGCCGACGAAACCGGCTCCTACCTCCCCAAGTCCTCCGTCCCCAGCTCCGCCCTCCACTCGCTCCTCGCCCTCCGCAACGCCGTCCTCGATGGCCGCTTCCGCTGGGGCGTCCGCCTGGACGTCCTCCTTCGCTCACCACGCGACACCACCGACCCCGCCACCCTCTCCAAGCGCAAGCTCCGCGCCCTCCTCACCTCTGCCCAGCCGCCGCCTTTCCAGGACCGCGTGGTCCAGGAAGTCCTCCTCATGATCCTTGAGCCCATTTTTGAAGCCCGCTTCTCACAGAAGTCTTTCGCCTTCCGCCCCGGCCGCAACGCCCACACCGTCATCCGGACCATCCGGAGGAGCTTCGCCGGCTACTTGTGGTACATAAAAGGCGACCTCAGCACCATTCTTGATGGCCTTCCGACTGGATTGATCATCAACGGGTTGATCCGGGATGTTAGGGACAAGAAAGTCGTCGACTTGATCAAATCTGCCCTTACCACCCCTGTGATCACTGGCCGCCCCGTGGACAAGGAGGCtgctaagaagaaaaagaagaggaagtatCAGAAAAAGAGGGTCTTGGCCGAAGATGAGCCGAAGCCTGATCCATACTGGCTTCAGACCTTCTTTGGCTTTGCACCGGAGGAGGCTGAGAAGCAACCAAATTGGGGGCATTGCGGGGCCTTAAGCCCTTTGCTCGCCAATGTGTGTCTCGATGAACTTGACAAATGGATGGAGGGGAAGATTAAGGAGTTCTATCGGCCATCAAAGTCCGACGCAATATGGACTGGGGATGATGTTGAGCAGGGGAACACCTCATGGCCAGAGTTTGTTCCAACAAGTGGGCCTGACAAGACCAGAAAGATGGACTATGTTCGGTATGGTGGTCACTTCTTAATTGGTGTTAGAGGTCCGCGTGCAGATGCTGCAGTGCTAAGGAAACAGCTAATTGAATTCTGTGACCAAAGGTACCAGCTCAAGCTTGACAATGAGAGTCTCCCAATCGAGCACATCACCAAGGGGATCATGTTTCTGGATCATGTACTTTGCCGCAGGGTGGTATACCCTACGCTAAGGTATACAGCGACTGGGGGGAAAATCATCAGTGAGAAAGGTGTAGGTACACTTCTGTCAGTCACAGCAAGTCTAAAACAATGCATCAAACAGTTCAGGAAGCTGGAGTTCCTTAAAGGAGATCGGGATCCTGATCCACAGCCTTGTTTCAGAATGTTTCATGCAACACAGGCACACACCAATGCCCAGATGAATAAGTTCTTGCAAACTATGGCAGAGTGGTACCGATACGCTGATAACCGCAAGAAGGTCGTGAACTTTTGTTCTTATATCATTAGGGGATCACTGGCCAAGCTGTATGCTGCAAAGTACAAGCTTCGGTCTAGGGCAAAGGTCTACAAGATTGGGTCAAGGAATCTTAGCCGTCCGTTGAAGGATAAAAAAGGGCAGTCACCTGAGTATCAAAACCTTCTGAGGATGGGTCTTCTGGACTCGATTGATGGTCTTCATTATACCCGGATGTCTCTGGTTCCTGAAGCAGACTATACCCCATTTCCAAGTGGGTGGAGGCCAGATCATGAGAAATTTCTTTTGGAATACATAAGACTGTTGGATCCCAAAACCCTAGAGGAGCAGCGATGTTGCCTCAGGGAAGAGGGGCTTATAACACCACAAGATTATGTTTCCTTACTAGTCTGGAACTACAAAAAGAACACCCTTATGTTGGCCCCTCTAGGGGAGAGTAATTTATTTAAAGTTAAAGAAGAACTTCTGGGATCAGTCAGTAATGAAACTAAGGATGGGATGGGTGATGACGAAGCGAGCGTAGATGCTTTGCAGGCTGCACATATGTGA
- the LOC135611928 gene encoding putative invertase inhibitor, whose protein sequence is MDTSKVLLILISLAILLQSLELADASVKDECKIVAAADPNVDYNFCVMSLQADPRSGSADAKELAIIAANLTVANATSTLSKIEKLVGDSKIDSETKGLLNQCSSFYKDVVTAASGAIKAISSGSMGDAKKQLTEASDNPQDCDNLLFEAGKNYLLTKEDNDCTNLASIAQHIVAKLQ, encoded by the coding sequence ATGGATACCTCGAAGGTCCTTTTGATTCTCATTTCCCTTGCAATCCTCCTCCAAAGTTTAGAACTTGCTGATGCCTCTGTCAAAGACGAATGCAAGATTGTGGCAGCTGCAGATCCGAACGTGGACTACAACTTCTGTGTAATGTCTCTCCAGGCCGATCCGAGGAGTGGATCAGCCGACGCGAAGGAGCTGGCCATCATCGCTGCCAACTTGACGGTGGCCAATGCCACGAGCACCCTGTCCAAGATTGAGAAGCTGGTAGGAGACAGCAAAATTGATTCAGAGACAAAGGGTTTGTTGAACCAATGCTCGAGCTTCTACAAGGATGTGGTCACGGCAGCTTCGGGCGCCATTAAAGCCATCAGTTCAGGGAGCATGGGTGATGCAAAGAAGCAACTGACCGAGGCCAGCGACAATCCTCAGGACTGTGATAATCTTCTATTTGAGGCCGGAAAGAACTATCTGCTAACAAAGGAGGACAATGACTGTACGAACCTGGCGAGCATTGCTCAACACATAGTCGCTAAGTTGCAGTGA
- the LOC135611934 gene encoding putative invertase inhibitor — translation MDTSKVLLILISLAILLQSLELADASVQDECKIVAAADPNVDYNFCVTSLQADPRSGSADAKELAIIAADLTVASATSTLSKIEKLVGDSKIDSPTKGLLNQCSSFYKDAVTAASGAIKAIGSGSMGDAKKQLTEAGDKPQDCDNLLFEAGKNDLLTKEDNDCTNLASIAQHIVAKLQ, via the coding sequence ATGGATACCTCGAAGGTCCTTTTGATTCTCATTTCCCTTGCGATCCTCCTCCAAAGTTTAGAACTTGCTGATGCCTCTGTCCAAGACGAATGCAAGATTGTGGCGGCTGCAGATCCGAACGTGGACTACAACTTCTGTGTAACGTCGCTCCAGGCCGATCCGAGGAGTGGATCAGCCGACGCGAAGGAGCTGGCCATCATCGCTGCCGACTTGACGGTGGCCAGTGCCACGAGCACCCTGTCCAAGATCGAGAAGCTGGTGGGAGACAGCAAAATTGATTCACCGACGAAGGGATTGCTGAACCAATGCTCGAGCTTCTACAAGGATGCGGTCACGGCAGCTTCGGGCGCCATTAAAGCCATCGGTTCAGGGAGCATGGGCGATGCGAAGAAGCAACTGACCGAGGCCGGCGACAAGCCTCAGGACTGTGATAATCTTCTATTTGAGGCCGGAAAGAACGATCTGCTGACAAAGGAGGACAATGACTGTACGAACCTGGCGAGCATTGCTCAACACATAGTCGCTAAGTTGCAGTGA